The following proteins come from a genomic window of Ammospiza nelsoni isolate bAmmNel1 chromosome 6, bAmmNel1.pri, whole genome shotgun sequence:
- the TGFB3 gene encoding transforming growth factor beta-3 proprotein, giving the protein MHLLAKPQPAGSGEAAASTPPGPPRPVAAARGSLPEAPAAASSHMKMYVQRALVLLSLLSFATVSLSLSSCTTLDLDHIKKKRVEAIRGQILSKLRLTSPPETVGPAHVPYQILALYNSTRELLEEMEEEKEESCSQDNTESEYYAKEIHKFDMIQGLPEHNELGICPKGVTSNVFRFNVSSAEKNSTNLFRAEFRVLRVPNPSSKRSEQRIELFQILRPDEHIAKQRYLSGRNVQTRGSPEWLSFDVTETVREWLLHRESNLGLEISIHCPCHTFQSNGDILENLHEVLEIKFKGIDSEDDYGRGDLGRLKKQKDLHNPHLILMMLPPHRLESPVLGSQRKKRALDTNYCFRNLEENCCVRPLYIDFRQDLGWKWVHEPKGYFANFCSGPCPYLRSADTTHSTVLGLYNTLNPEASASPCCVPQDLEPLTILYYVGRTPKVEQLSNMVVKSCKCS; this is encoded by the exons ATGCACCTCCTCGCCAAGCCTCAGCCTGCGGGTTCTGGGGAGGCTGCCGCCAGCACACCGCCCGGTCCCCCGCGCCCTGTCGCCGCCGCTCGGGGGTCTCTCCCGGaggcccccgccgccgcctcctcaCACATGAAGATGTACGTGCAaagggctctggtgctgctctccctgctgagcTTCGCTACCGTGAGCCTCTCGCTGTCGTCCTGCACCACCTTGGACCTGGACCACATCAAGAAGAAGAGGGTAGAGGCCATCCGAGGGCAGATCCTGAGCAAGCTGCGGCTCACCAGCCCGCCGGAGACCGTGGGGCCGGCCCATGTGCCCTACCAGATCCTGGCCCTCTATAACAGCACtcgggagctgctggaggagatggaggaggagaaggaagaaagctGCTCTCAGGACAACACCGAGTCAGAATACTATGCCAAAGAGATTCATAAATTTGACATGATCCAGGGCCTCCCCGAACACA atGAGTTGGGCATTTGTCCAAAAGGTGTCACCTCCAATGTGTTCCGCTTTAATGTGTCATCAGCAGAGAAGAACAGCACCAACCTATTCCGGGCTGAGTTTCGGGTGCTGCGCGTGCCCAACCCAAGCTCCAAACGCAGTGAGCAGCGCATTGAGCTCTTCCAG ATCCTTCGGCCAGATGAGCACATAGCGAAGCAGCGGTACCTCAGTGGCAGGAATGTGCAGACACGGGGCTCCCCTGAGTGGCTGTCCTTCGACGTCACCGAGACCGTGCGTGAGTGGCTCCTGCACAGAG AGTCCAACCTTGGCCTGGAAATTAGCATACACTGTCCTTGCCATACTTTTCAGTCCAATGGGGACATCTTGGAGAATTTGCATGAAGTCCTGGAGATCAAGTTCAAAG gcaTTGACAGTGAGGATGACTATGGCCGCGGGGACCTGGGCCGCCTGAAGAAGCAGAAGGACTTGCATAATCCCCACCTCATCTTGATGATGTTACCCCCACATCGACTGGAGAGCCCCGTGTTGGGAAGCCAAAGAAAGAAACGGGCCCTGGATACCAACTACTGTTTCCG GAACCTGGAGGAGAACTGCTGCGTGCGTCCTCTGTACATTGACTTCCGACAGGACCTCGGCTGGAAATGGGTCCACGAGCCCAAGGGCTACTTTGCTAACTTTTGTTCGGGCCCTTGTCCGTACCTCCGCAGCGCAGACACCACTCACAGCACG gtgctgggttTATATAACACACTGAACCCTGAGGCATCTGCTTCGCCCTGCTGTGTTCCCCAGGACCTGGAGCCACTCACTATCTTGTACTATGTTGGGAGGACCCCCAAAGTGGAGCAGCTCTCCAACATGGTGGTGAAATCCTGCAAGTGCAGCTGA